A single genomic interval of Pseudomonadota bacterium harbors:
- a CDS encoding sel1 repeat family protein, with protein MKTGRGPVWAAAILLGLMLPVQADYESGVKAYMSGDYETALGEFGRAAESGDRNAQYNVGLMHLKGQGVAANDQEAVRWFRKAAGLGQVEAQTFLGALYADGQGVTQDYEQAAYWLAMAAEAGHGAAQCFLGQLYVDGLGVEEDPVEAYAWFSVSEVNGYPEATGLLKQVAASMSPGDIERARRLAQVRGPNWARQGKGTLPVQAVSED; from the coding sequence ATGAAGACCGGGCGCGGGCCGGTGTGGGCCGCCGCGATCTTGCTTGGGCTGATGCTTCCGGTCCAGGCAGACTACGAATCAGGGGTCAAGGCATACATGAGCGGGGATTACGAGACCGCCCTGGGCGAGTTCGGCCGTGCCGCGGAAAGCGGCGACCGCAACGCCCAGTACAACGTCGGTCTCATGCACCTCAAGGGACAGGGGGTCGCCGCCAACGACCAGGAGGCCGTGCGCTGGTTCCGGAAGGCCGCCGGGCTCGGCCAGGTCGAGGCCCAGACGTTCCTGGGGGCCTTGTATGCCGACGGTCAGGGCGTGACCCAGGACTATGAGCAAGCCGCCTACTGGCTGGCCATGGCCGCCGAAGCCGGGCACGGCGCGGCCCAGTGCTTCCTGGGCCAGTTGTATGTCGATGGGCTCGGCGTCGAAGAGGACCCGGTGGAGGCCTATGCCTGGTTCAGCGTCTCCGAGGTCAACGGCTATCCCGAGGCCACCGGGCTCTTGAAGCAGGTCGCGGCCTCCATGTCTCCAGGCGACATCGAGAGGGCACGACGGCTCGCGCAGGTACGCGGGCCGAACTGGGCCAGGCAAGGGAAAGGCACCCTGCCCGTCCAGGCCGTGTCCGAAGACTAG